The following nucleotide sequence is from Crinalium epipsammum PCC 9333.
TTTAGACTTGGAACCACAGTAGGCACAGCAATGATTAAACTCTGATTTAATCGCTTCTTTTACTTTAGCTTTGACGTTCTTGTGCCTAACAGGGTCGAAAATTTGCTGCATTCGGCAATCCGGTTTAGTCAAGAAAAAAACTTGATATTTCTACAAGTATGCGTGAAAAGTTTAAGCATAGCGCAGGCACAAATCATGTTCTTCCTCCTCAACCAAGTCTGCAAAGTAAATATGTAATTGCCTATAAGGAGCTAAATACTACTCATGCTGTAATTTCATACTATCCTTTAATTGATACACTCAAAAATATCCTCAATTACACACTCCACTCAAAAACCTCGACCAACACCTGTATTAATTAAAGGGTGGCTCAAATGTGGCTCAGGTATGGCATTGCCCAAGATAATAGTCTAGTACCAGTTGAAAATGTCAAGAGCGGGAAGACTAGCTTAAGATGCCCTTATTGCGACGGTGGGTTAACTGCTAAGAAAGGGCGCAGAAAAGAACATCACTTCGCCCACACTGGAGAGACTTGCCAAGAAGTAAATCGTAGCGCCCAGCCTCCCAATCTGCCTTTGTATGATAATTTCAATATTTACCTGACAGGTAAAGAGCTTGAACAGCTTAAATTACTCTGGGATAAACATGGAGCGGGTGGAGGGATTTACAAGGAAAAAGTTTTAAAACCTTTCATCGATCAGAAATTGCTGGAATATAATCCATACACCAAAAAATATTACTTTACAAAACTCGGAAAAATACCTGTACGTGCATTGTCATTAATGCTGTTTAATGAAGTCCACGAAGTAATGTTGTTGAAAAAATTACAAGACCTTGAAGGTGATCTGCGAATTGCTTATTTAAAAAACCTGCCAATTTTCAATCAATGCTTACGAGACTTGCAAATTTATCAAGCAGAATTTCGTAAAATTTTATCTACTACCCTTTACTATATCAAAATTGATATTGGTGAGCAAACACTATACAAAATTGGCGTAACTCATCGGGAAGTTGAAAC
It contains:
- a CDS encoding GIY-YIG nuclease family protein — translated: MWLRYGIAQDNSLVPVENVKSGKTSLRCPYCDGGLTAKKGRRKEHHFAHTGETCQEVNRSAQPPNLPLYDNFNIYLTGKELEQLKLLWDKHGAGGGIYKEKVLKPFIDQKLLEYNPYTKKYYFTKLGKIPVRALSLMLFNEVHEVMLLKKLQDLEGDLRIAYLKNLPIFNQCLRDLQIYQAEFRKILSTTLYYIKIDIGEQTLYKIGVTHREVETRIAEINNDLAKHFQDFSIKVLGTWAHRGNVEKYFKYKYSFFNIPIGNLTEYYNFFTPEQAKAVLSDLRRMRRKGLSATEVNILEGIKSEIEQLIEKETKALKRSQAIKTGMERAKKWGQHIGRPPERESPEEFLAKPSSQRVIAALNEGLSLRSSAKKAGVAVNTVRKVQQLQAQHTVVSRLL